CAGAGCTTCAACCAGCAGCAGCTGGCTAACTTCTGCCGTATCCTGTCTGTCACCATTTCGGAGCCGGACGCAGGCATGGATGATAAACACACCCTTTTGGCCCGCAACGCTCAGCAGAAGATAACGGCGTCTCCATCACGTGCAGAGAGCAACCAAGGTCAGGGCCACATGCTGAACTAGAAAAGCACATTTTGTAAAAGTATCTtatttacattctcttttagtAAACAGAGGTTTCAATGAAGTATGAAGCCTCAGGAAGACACGTAAAAATGTTTTCCTCCTCTCGTCACGTACAGTAGAATTAAATATCGGCCCTGCAGGACTATAGATTTACatacaaaacaataaacacgCTGTACTACATAAAACGTAAAGAATCGTAGGACTTCTGAGGATGTATAAAACTATAGAGTCTTGGCTGTCTGCTGTCTCTGCAGTTGCGTTACTAAATATCCCGGGCTTCATCGAGCGACTTTGCAAGCTGGCTACACGGAAGGTTTCGGAAGCTTCAGGCACGGCTGCACTGCTGCAGGAGCTGGAGGACTGGCACAGCTGGCTGGACAACGCCCTGGTGTTGGACGCTCTCATGCAGATGGCCATCGAGGAGGCGGAGCAGAGCAGCACAGGTGAGAGAAGAATTAATGCACTTAAAAACTTTTCCATCTACAAGGTTGGGGGTGGTGCAGGGGCAGGGAATTGTAGCATAGCCAGGAAAAGTGTTCTAAATGACCAGAGTAACATCATGTCGTACACAAGCAGGAATCAGAATAGGAACTTAGGAACTCTCCAGAAGTGGCAGTGGACAAAGCATTGAAAACATGCACTACAATATTTTGAAGCTTTTACCTGGACACCAACCAGCAGCTCAGTTAACCAGCGACAGCCAGCATGTGTGGACTGGTTACACGGTCATGTTAACACTAGCAACAAACCCCGTTATGTCACCGTTCATTTCTCGCGACTTGTGACTGGTTTGCGATGGGCTCCGCTTCACCCAGTCCAGCACTGAGAACTGGGTACGGAACCAGAATGCGAGCCGTTTTGTTGGAAAAGATATAAAGATGTATTGGTCTTGGGTTTTAGTTGTTGTGCATGCACAGCCTTTGTTTGCAgacatattaatattattcatgtctttatgttTGGTGAAAATGACCAATTGCGATGTGGTTAGAAGCAGAACTAACCACAGGACTAGTTGAGCTTCTGTGGGCTGGAAATAACCTTTAAAAGGTCCAGGTGACAATACTGCACCAGTACTAGACACCCTTCCCTGTTTACCTAATAAGCTTTTGGCCGTTGCACAGTGCTGTAGAttttttgtgaatgtgtgtttgtgtaacctGTAATTTCTCTGCATTGTGCATTTACATTGATGGTATAAATCAGCTGTCAGTAGGTGAAGAGAAAATGTCTAGAGGGTTGCTTAAATTGAAATCTCTAACTTTATTCTCTTTTAGAATAGACCTCATTTTCCTTTCTACATCCTTCTGTTTTCAGAGTCATCTGATGAAGGCTCACTTTCGTCAAGTCCTCTGAGGCACACGTTGCCTCAGTCCATGAAGATCGTGCACGAGATCATGTACAAAGTGGAGGTTCTTTACGTGCTGTGTGTACTGCTCATGGGCCGACAGAGAAATCAGGTGAAATGTTTTCTCGAGCTTTATTTGGATTCTTCCAGTGCTTACCAGTAACTGAGACAGAACACTCGAATGAAAACGTACTCGGAGTAACagtaactctctcacacaggttcATAGGATGCTAGCAGAGTTCCGACTGATTCCTGGCCTGAACAATTTGTTTGACAAGCTGATCTGGAGGAGACATCCATCTAGTCACGTCTTACACAGACAGAACCAGAACTGTGACTGCAGTCCAGTAAGACTCATGTCCTTGAGCTTGCACTTATTATAAAAAGAACCACATCTACACCTTTTATTAAGCTTTTGTAGCTTTGGACCatgaaatacactgatcaggcataacattatgaccagtgccaggtgaagtgaataagactggtgatctcctcatcatggcccctgttagtggtgggatatattaggcagcaagtcaacattttgtcctcaaagttgatgttagaagcaggaaaaatggacaagtgtaaggatttgagcgagtttgaccaaaaggaccaaattgtgatggctagaccactggatcagagcatctccaaaactgcagctcttgtgtggtgttcccggtctgcagtggtcagtatctatcaaaagtggtccaaggaaggaacagtggtgaaccggagacagggtcatgggcggccgaggctcattgatgcacgtggggagagaaggctggcccgtgtgatccgatccaacagacgagctactgttgctcaaattgctgaagaagttaatgctggttctgataaaaaaggggtcagaatacacagtgcaggacgggtcattTTTTAATAAGATGCATGGAAATGGTCAGGTGTAAAGAGGTTCATAGCATAGGTTTACACAGGGTTCATGTCTAAAATATGTGAAGGCTTACACAGgtgacatttttttcctctttacagGAGATCTCCTTTAAGATCCAGTTCCTCAGACTACTACAGAGCTTCAGTGACCACCATGAGTGAGTACTCCTAAGAATGTGCATCTTTTCCTTTCCAACTACCTGTCCTGTGCTTTATTGTGTCATGAATTTAAATGTGCGTGTTTAAGGTGTCCTGTCtataaaatagattaaaaagatTTTTCACACATTAACATGTTCTTATATTTGGTGTCAGGAACAAGTATCTTCTCCTGAATGGACAGGAGCTGAACGAGCTCAGCGCCATCTCTCTGAAAGCAAATATTCCTGAAGTGGAGGCACTGGTCAATACGGACAGGTACTGAGGAAAtaaattctttttgttttttgtttttatccctTTGTCTGTTTTGCAACAACGATCTCCTGTTGTGTGAATGTGCTTAATGCAGGAATCTAGCGTGTGATGGGAAGAAGGGCCTGCTCACACGGCTGATTTCAGTCATGAAGAAAGAGCCAGTGGATTCATCGTTCAGGTGAGTGCAACAATCAAGTCTGATCTAATGCTTCACTATAAAAACGATCTGATTGTCAGTGCATTTAGAATTTgtcacttctgatctactctgTAGGTTCTGGCAAGCTAGAGCGGTAGAGAGTTTTCTAAGAGGAGCCACATCCTATGCAGACCAGATGTTCCTGCTGAAGAGGGGGCTGTTGGAGGTGAGTGATCCTGACATTCTATATACGTTGTCCCTTATATATCGCACATTCATATCCATGTATGTCATGAAATGTGGTGGTGTCTATATTTAaacctctctctgtgtccctgcAGCACATCCTCTTCTGCATCATCGACAGTGGCTGTAAATCACGTGACGTCCTTCAGAGCTATTTCGATCTGCTCGGCGAACTCATGAAGTTCAACATTGATGCTTTCAAGAGATTTAACAAATACGTGAACACAAAAGAAAAGGTTAGCGTTGCCTCCCCCAGAGCAAAGTGCTTGATGTTCGTAACCATGGCTCTGAATCTGAGGAAAACTTCTACTGTGAAATCACTGGAGGCCTGAAAACATGGATACACAGattcatggattttttttattttaactaacCACCTGTAGTGGGTGGTTCTAGGTGACAAAAGAGAAATTTTACCGAATTGTATTTGTTGGTTTCTAATCATATCAGTATATTTTGGATATTGCTACCAAGCTCGGTGAAGGTTTTCCTTCATAAAATAGTTGCTGCAATGCATAGTTATGGGAATATTGCTAATTTTTAATGAAGAATAAAAACAGTTAATCATGATTGTTGCACGCACTTATCATTTCAGTTTGAGATGTTTCTGAACCAGATCAACAGCTCGCTCGTGGACTCCAACATGCTGGTACGCTGCATCGTTCTGTCCCTGGACCGATTCGAAGGGCAGACGGAGGACATGAAAGGTGCTAATGAGAAAACGAATAGAGCTGATTAAATGCGCACATAATCACGATGCAGCTTTACAAATTGTATTCCTCTCTCAGTGATAGAGGTGCTGTCCGAGTGCCGCCTGTTGTCCTACATGGCTCAAGTGGAGAACAGACTCTCCTTCCTCTTCAGGCTGATCAACATCATTAATGTGCAGACTCTAACTCAGGCAaggcttttattttctttgattaCTTTTCAGTAGTTGCAAGAAGCTCCTCTGGTATTGAGGGGTTTGGTCTGTTCTAGGAACTTCTAAAAATTTGTGCATTAGTGACCGCttaatggatttttttccccctttaatCTGTACATTACGATCTTGGTACATTGTATTTGTTCAGTTGTTTCAAATCTGTGTGCTTGTTTTTCCAATCCTAGGAGAATGTGAGCTGTCTGAACACGAGTTTGGTAGTGCTGATGCTGGCACGGTGGCGGGGCAAGCTGCCATTCTACTTAAGAGCTCTTAAGGAGAAAGAGTATGCTGAGAAATACCCAGGCTGCTTGCTTAACAACTTCCACCACCTGCTACGCTTCTGGCAACACCACTACCTCAACAAAGACAAGGATAGCACCTGTTTGGAGAATGTAAGCACTTTCACACAGATGAAGATCGCAAGCTACTGCCATGACCTCACTCTGACATGAGGAGAATATATCTGGATGGCCAATTCATCATTTTTTAGCTTCTAGAAAGGAATGAGTGACCATTACCAGCTCAGGCTAGATCCTTATCCTTGATTTTTGACTTTCTATTTGTACTAATGTCATAATTATACTAAACAGTTTATTTGAATAGATGATAATGATCCGTCTGAGACTGATCATGATAAACAGCTTCTAACGGCactcattcatttcttttcccaTGCCTTTTTACTTAAACACAGTTACGTAGTccagcaacttttttttttttttagctaatccatcactgtacacacactcatcttcatACATAATGTCTCTTTCCCTATACAGAGTTCATGTATTCCTTTCACCTACTGGAAGGAGACAGTGACGGTGTTGCTGAGTTCAGATAGGAGCTCCCTCTGTGCCATAGCCACCTACATAGATGAGGCCTACCGGGACCTGGACAGAGACTTTCTGGAGATGTGATCATGGTGACTGTGTGGCTGTGAAGCAAAAGAAGGTTGTTAATGAGCTGCTGTTATGAACTTCCACGGAGCAACATGCAGCACTCATTAAAGCAGGACTGCTctatagggtgtgtgtgagtctgagagagaatgtaagagtgtgtgtgtgattggggaAAGAGTGGAGTGGATGTGCAAAATGTTTTACAAGTGTGTTTGGGTGTACTGCTTCTAATGAACCAGTGATTCTAAAtcttagttgtgtgagtgtgagtgtgtgttagcacGCATGTGTGTTGCAGTAGACGCTGGATGTTGTCCAGGCCTACACAGGCACACTTATTTCAGCTGTAGTCTAAGGGCTCTCTTCTCTTTTTAGATATTATGGGAATGTTGTaacctgaattaaaaaaaaaacaaaacatggaaaTGCCCATGAAGAGCCTATTTCATCAGCAAGATAAAATTACAAACTTCAGGGCCATTGCAATTTATTGTAGGTGGTTTGCTTAGTTGAAATACTGCCTCTATATTTATGGATAATGTGTAGCTCATTCTCAAATTCTAACTTTTCAGCCCAGTGACAGGACAGTAATTGAAAATAAAGATGTAACATGTTTTATCACAACTATGTCTTATgattatataaacaatattgTTCCCAaatgcagtgagtgtgtgtgtgtaggctcacATTTAATAGGTCAAACCGTACATATTTGTTCTTTACAGTTGGCACAAAAAGCCAAAACCGTGTACAAGAACAGTGAGTTCCTACTTATATTTCTCCTTGATTCTGTCTCTGGGGGATTTTATTCATGGACGAATAAGTATAATTAAACTAGTGAGGTCATTTTTAGGTGTGGTTTTCATATCATGTTGCCTAAGCGTCTGCAGTTGTCCTATAAGCCATATAAACCCGTAGAAATTTTCTGACCCAGAAAACATATTACACAATAATCCAGCAAtaggccattaaaaaaaattaaacaaatgcaTAAGGGTTAAATAAGGAagataaatataatgtataatgatGTATAATATTCAGAATGAGGTCTGGCATAGTTGGAGTATTTTTAAAAGCTGCTATCTTAATTCATTTCATGCGTAACATTCTCAAAGTATGATATAAAAAGCTAGCTAGTGTGCAGCAGTACTGTGGGCAgaaggagaatggccagactagtgtccactaacaggaaggTTAGCAGAAGAGTAGGTCAGAACACAGGCCACTTGAACCTTGAGGCAGATCAGCTATAAAAGAAATCATCAGCCTTATTGACCACTGAGAACAGGAATCTCCTGCTCCACACGTTTGTTGTTGAGCTTTCTGCTCAATGTGGTTGTAGTGTAAGTGTTGAGAAAAGAAAGTGAGGACACTATTTTCTTCATATATTGACactcaaaatattttattatattttattaatgtgtgAATGTTTCCTCTTGCCTCAAAAAAATGGACAGAGGTGTTAATTACTGTACAGATGTATGTCTACGtgatgccctgtgatggatttCCTGGGTGTTTCCCTGACTTATGTCCACTGTTCCCAGTATAAGCTCTGTAGCCATGACCCTCTTATGGATAAAGATTCTACTTGAGATTAATGAATGCAGGACTAAGTGTTAAGGCACGAGCTACAGGTTGCCTTTcaaaatagaatagaacaaaTCTGCAGCACCTTCTATAAGCCATATTTAAACCCTGACAAGGAATACACTCAGATAACGATAACCAAGTTCAGGTATCTCCAGAGGTACTGCTTTATTCACTGATCCAGTCCACTGATGTATTTTATGGCACAAGCATAATATACagagatcaggcataacattatgaccacctgcctaatattgtgttggtccccccttttgctgccaaaacagctctgacctgttgaggcatggactccactagatccctgaaggtgcgCTGTGTTATCTGCCACAAAGACATTAGCAGCAAatccttttgatagatactgaccactgcagactgggaataccccgc
The DNA window shown above is from Hemibagrus wyckioides isolate EC202008001 linkage group LG15, SWU_Hwy_1.0, whole genome shotgun sequence and carries:
- the trpc4apb gene encoding transient receptor potential cation channel, subfamily C, member 4 associated protein b, whose amino-acid sequence is MAAIGQQLSRTQTRRRNRSKNILHKIKHGQITGLGMTHGTQIPAGLLEERDKKARWQGIPLLLRKLHNSSHINSDLSKSHNVVKELSSLLSMEAMSFVTEDRKTPQESVSPNTYTFDLFGGVDLFVEILMRPTLSIQGNVPIMGDDLIKDCLSVLYNCCICTEGVTKSLAARDDFVMFLFTLMSNKKTFLQTATLIEDIMGVRKEVIRLEDIPNLAGLVQSFNQQQLANFCRILSVTISEPDAGMDDKHTLLARNAQQKITASPSRAESNQVALLNIPGFIERLCKLATRKVSEASGTAALLQELEDWHSWLDNALVLDALMQMAIEEAEQSSTESSDEGSLSSSPLRHTLPQSMKIVHEIMYKVEVLYVLCVLLMGRQRNQVHRMLAEFRLIPGLNNLFDKLIWRRHPSSHVLHRQNQNCDCSPEISFKIQFLRLLQSFSDHHENKYLLLNGQELNELSAISLKANIPEVEALVNTDRNLACDGKKGLLTRLISVMKKEPVDSSFRFWQARAVESFLRGATSYADQMFLLKRGLLEHILFCIIDSGCKSRDVLQSYFDLLGELMKFNIDAFKRFNKYVNTKEKFEMFLNQINSSLVDSNMLVRCIVLSLDRFEGQTEDMKVIEVLSECRLLSYMAQVENRLSFLFRLINIINVQTLTQENVSCLNTSLVVLMLARWRGKLPFYLRALKEKEYAEKYPGCLLNNFHHLLRFWQHHYLNKDKDSTCLENSSCIPFTYWKETVTVLLSSDRSSLCAIATYIDEAYRDLDRDFLEM